A segment of the Xenopus tropicalis strain Nigerian chromosome 6, UCB_Xtro_10.0, whole genome shotgun sequence genome:
TTACGTTATCTGGAGAAAGGAGTCAAGTATAGGTCCCAGTTCCTGGATATGCACAGGCCAGTGAAGGCAAagaataagcacatttttttcactgAGGAGGGAAATGCAGTGCCCAAAAGTAGAACTCTAAACAAGGTAAACTTATGGGAAATACAACCTTTTGTACTCGTCACCTGTAGAAAGTATTTCTGCTGTTCAGATAACCAGCGCCTTAGTTAACTCCTTACCCTTCTTGCCaatagggaaggggggggggggggggttacatgctTCTTCATAAGTATATTCaatataactttttatatttCTCAGTGGCACCTGGTATTTCAACTTCAGTGTCCTTTTTAATCTAGGCGTAAATGGGCACATTGTAGGGTGCAAGCTTCACAGGGGGAAAATACACTTAGAGGCTGGATAGCATTTGCTATTTGCTTTGTGCCGACTTCCCTTGCTACAGTTTTCCCTTTTAtgtactgaaaaaaatgtttttctatattgtgtatttattatattgttaagcaacatttttaaCACTGGTTTTCTACATTGAGTGTTCTTTACCTGACTTTTAAGGTTCAGACCTTCCTGAAAGAAGTGAATAAAGATATCCAGGACCCATTGGCTGAAACTGTTACCTTACAGGAGGTGGAATATTCATTCAGCAGCACTGATTCTGAAGAACAAAATCACCCTGAAGTTAAAGAGCCTTCTGCCCATCTAGAGAGCCAGAGTCCAGACTCCATGGCAAAGAGTACAGTGCTCTCAAACTCCATCTGGTGTTCAAAAGATGCGTGTGCAGAGCAAGACGCACATCATGATAATGATTTGAATAGCTCAAGACAGCTTGTTCCTTTGGAGATTCCTGACTATTTACAACATGAAACCGAAGTTCCCAAAAATGGTTGGTTATGCTTTTTGCTAACATTCTTTCAGATTTTTCTAAAAGCCTTGTTTTATTTAGCTGCTTCAGTGCTATGGCACTGCATTGTGATTCTGTGTCTCTGGTTTCCTCCTTGATATTTGTTGTTCTATGTCCTAGAAAGATCACTaaactattttgtttttcaaagaaacttatgttTAATGGAATGTGTCCATAAATCTAAGCAGCATAAGTTGTGGCTATTTAGTATCCTCTTTAAAATAGAGACGGTACTTACAGTACCAACCTAAATGctttagtaaaatgtaaaaagatcaTAACCACTGCAATCCCAGAGCCTAAGATTTTACTCACATCTTCACTGAAAGCAATTACATTTGGTaaaataaaaccatgctggcacaaactcatagtagcTACATAGTAGTTCATAGTAGCTCTGCATTAGTCTGCCCTGTAGTTACTGCTTTTATAATGTTGTTTCTGGCTGCTGGAGACAGAAAAAAGGTTGAATTTATTAATACTGTAAATTCCTTCACGATAAGAACCAATTTTGCTGTGCCAGATGGACTGCCCCTTTAATTGAATTTGCAGGGAGTTAAAATTTAATGTGTCCCCTTAATTACAGACCATTTTCCAGTTCCAATATGTTTTTGGTTTATATAAGGGTCATAGTTGACTTTGTCTTAGTTTGggtgcataaaattattttttatatttatcctGGCCATATGCAGTACCTAGTAGAGGTAAGTGTAAAGGAACCAAAATATTAATGCTGACTCAGCCCTGCTGAGTAATCCCAAACacccaagtggcttcttcagttgaacaagctgctcagatgagtggtCTGCAAATCTagttgccttaaaggagaaggaaaggtaagaactaagtaagatttaaaagaaaggtctatgtaaatacagtcataagtactctatcaaaagaaacacatgatttcttgacTCCTTAATTCCAGTGCCGAGAGAGTTGTGCAgctctctcttgctcccccctcccacaagaatgccaagaactccctccctcccttaggaatgtgtgatctgagccatacagcaggaagcttccttgtagtcttacaaactgcccatgtacaggggtcttggtcttggtgcaggagcatggcattatgggaattttgtttacagagctcagcattttttttcctatgaggcttctgattatccgaacaggcgaaatatgggggagacttaggggcactgttgagacaactgaaggtatgcctgtggtttgagattaacactttaactttaaaggagaaggaaaggctaacaaaGATCTATCCGTCCATCTATTTATAATATAGGTAGaattctattttctttcattGATCAAAAACTGCCAGACTATAGCAAATCTTGCCTGAGCTCTGCTTATAAGACATAAACTTTTAGAACTAGAGTAGATCTGTATGGCAGAAGTGGCATGTCTCCATTTAATATTTCTTTCATAGGTGATGACAAAGTAAAGAAGAAGAGaaaaattaaaaggaaaacaaaatgtcTACCCCCTGAGATTGCTGCTGTACCTCACCTGGCCAAGTACTGGGCGCAGCGTTACAGACTCTTCTCTCGATTTGATGAAGGGATTAAATTAGATGAAGGTACTAAAATGTACACTGCCAGTGAATACATTCAGTCTTAGGCTAATTGCACATAGGGCATTTTGCACTCCTGCCTGCTGCTTATATCATCTAATACTATTGAATATAAAACGCCTTATTGGACCCTCAGGGTGGTTGGAACTTGGTGCCAAGATGTGTGTCGGTGCTTCATGTTTTGCATAGGGCAATTTATTGTCAGTAGTTTTAGGAGTAGTGACGGGTGGAAAGGGCTGTTTTGCTACATCTGTTTTCTGCCAGAGGGCAGCAGTGGACaaaatgccttgtgtgccattttacttccatttttaaactaatttttacATAGATTAATATTTTCGCTTACATATTGTATTTGTATATCTATTTTTATTCCATCCATTGTAGAAGGCTGGTTTTCTGTAACTCCAGAGAAGATTGCAGAGCACATTGCTAGCAGAGTCAGGCAATCGTGTGATTGTGGTGTGGTAGTGGATGCCTTCTGTGGAGTTGGAGGGAATGCCATCCAGTTTGCAAAGGCAGGAAACAGAGGTATGTATGGTGCTGATTCCTCTATGCCTTTTGGCTACCTGCTGTCATAGGGATTCATAAGTAAGGCCAACTGATttaaatctgtaaaaataaatttgGTTCCTACTGTGCCTTGGAGGGGCGCAAAACAAGTAACCATTAACCAAATTGCATCTAGCATAGGGGTGATTGCTTACTGCTTTGCACTTATTAACATTCCTGGGATCCTTCCTTTAGTGATTGCTGTGGATATTGACCCTGTGAAACTTGACTTTGCTCGCAACAATGCTGAAGTGTATGGAGTGACAGACCGGATAGAATTCATCCGTGGGGATTTCATGCTCTTGGCTCAAGACCTGAAGGCAGATGCTGTATTCCTTAGCCCACCATGGGGTGGCCCAGATTATGTCAGTGCAGAGACTTTTGACATCAGAACAATGTGCCTTGATGGATATCCTTTACTATGCAGACTTCATAATCCACTTCCCAGATGACATACAGGTTTCCTGTATTGATTTGtgatgttttattaaaatatatacatcaaATTCTTAACACATAGATAGACCTGAATGGTAGCAATATGCTTTGTCCTTCGAGCTCTGTCCTGTGGCCTGCTGATCTTGCCTACCATCCATTTGTGGTTTTCGAATTATTTGACTCTTTTCATCAGCAGCTCTCAGGAATATCAGCTtctgtctagttgctagggtccattttaccctagcaaccagttgttTGCATGAGAAAATAGACTATTTAATAtgagaaggcctgaatagaaagataaaattgTAGTCCtaaagagcaatagcttttttggCTGCTAAAAGTAgaacagaaggcaaataattacattataaataataaCCAGTTAAGTATCTTCAAATTGGCATTCCCCAGCCTACTGAAGGATAATGTGACCACAAAGGGTATTGTGACACCATTTCTCCCTCTGACCAAGTTTTTTTCCGTATTGTGTAAGCTGTGCCCCCtctattatttttttcctttacaacCAAACACATTTGAAGTTTTCAGGCTATCCAAGCAGCTAACCAAGAATATAATCTATTTTCTCCCACGGAATACGGATGTGGAGCAGGTCAGTGTATGCAACATTGTTTTATATGTACTTTAAATTGTAGAATAGGTTTAAATCTGTTAATTTTTACAATATCTTTTCACACAGTACACAATGAACAAATGTATTATGGATGACAAAGtgaatttaaatgtaatttgaaG
Coding sequences within it:
- the tgs1 gene encoding trimethylguanosine synthase isoform X3 — protein: MLSVEWIQVAEMCFYLDDVNEDSKIVCLCSRAFVNDRNLYYLGFKGTGFSRKEGKEDVEDDDEDASVVPSTNSSISVFAEENELDSEAEIMLKMGLPLQFGGSSYERDYVPLDSCEKVNKIWKKRKTKCKRPLAERIQEAIEELAHNASHSCEEEFPADPEQADIQVSQRSSGSYWRTSPSAILKDGDEEDDEPPECKQAKIKRSHELDADEDPCNDVLVAASTILGLKHGTAQKCGGVSSFSRRTLRYLEKGVKYRSQFLDMHRPVKAKNKHIFFTEEGNAVPKSRTLNKVQTFLKEVNKDIQDPLAETVTLQEVEYSFSSTDSEEQNHPEVKEPSAHLESQSPDSMAKSTVLSNSIWCSKDACAEQDAHHDNDLNSSRQLVPLEIPDYLQHETEVPKNGDDKVKKKRKIKRKTKCLPPEIAAVPHLAKYWAQRYRLFSRFDEGIKLDEEGWFSVTPEKIAEHIASRVRQSCDCGVVVDAFCGVGGNAIQFAKAGNRVIAVDIDPVKLDFARNNAEVYGVTDRIEFIRGDFMLLAQDLKADAVFLSPPWGGPDYVSAETFDIRTMCLDGFEVFRLSKQLTKNIIYFLPRNTDVEQVASLAGPGGQVEIEQNFLNKKLKTMTVYFGDLIRKV